The genomic region GATCGCCCAAGACTGGAAAGACGACCCCGATACCCTTCCCTGGCTCAAAGACCGCGTGCAACTGGATGACCATTGGCAGGTACGCAGTGCGGCGGTGAGGGCGATCGCCCAAGACTGGAAAGACGACCCCGATACCCTTCCTATGCTCAAAGACCGCGTTCTACAGGATGATTATGGGATTGTGCGCAGTGCGGCAGTGGAAGCGATCGCCCAAGGGTGGAAGGACGATCCCGATACCCTGCCCATGCTCAAAGACCGTGTTCTACAAGATGACGCTTGGCAGGTGCGCCGTGCGGCGGCAGCGGCGATCGCCCAAGGATGGAAA from Candidatus Obscuribacterales bacterium harbors:
- a CDS encoding HEAT repeat domain-containing protein gives rise to the protein IAQDWKDDPDTLPWLKDRVQLDDHWQVRSAAVRAIAQDWKDDPDTLPMLKDRVLQDDYGIVRSAAVEAIAQGWKDDPDTLPMLKDRVLQDDAWQVRRAAAAAIAQGWKDDPEVIQLLLQVAMQDPFKRESRFQDNPRLTALEALLRQAPTAPNIMELLRDRAEHDGDEQLRDWAQERLGSAI